One Mesorhizobium sp. J428 DNA segment encodes these proteins:
- a CDS encoding cysteine synthase A, with product MFTSVIDAIGNTPLIRLRRASEETGCEILGKAEFMNPGQSVKDRAGLFIIRDAEKRGLLRPGGVIVEGTAGNTGIGLTVVAKALGYRTVIVIPDTQSQEKKDALRLLGAELIEVPAVPYKNPNNYVKVSGRLAEQLAKSEPAGAIWANQFDNVANRDGHIVTTAQEIWDQTGGKVHGFVSAVGTGGTLAGVAAGLKGKSKDVKIAIADPLGAALFSFYTDGVLKSEGSSITEGIGQGRITANLEGFTPDFAYQVPDEEALPIIFDLVQEEGLCLGGSTGINIAGAIRLAKDLGPGHTIVTILCDYGTRYQSKLFNPAFLRTKNLPIPQWMDRTPEIDVPYEKVD from the coding sequence ATGTTCACTTCCGTCATCGACGCCATCGGAAACACGCCGCTGATCCGCCTCAGGCGGGCATCCGAGGAAACCGGCTGCGAGATCCTGGGCAAGGCCGAGTTCATGAATCCCGGCCAGTCGGTGAAGGACCGCGCCGGCCTATTCATCATCCGCGACGCCGAGAAGCGCGGCCTGCTGAGGCCCGGCGGCGTGATCGTCGAGGGCACGGCGGGCAACACCGGCATCGGGCTGACCGTCGTCGCCAAGGCGCTGGGCTATCGCACCGTGATCGTGATCCCCGACACGCAGAGCCAGGAGAAGAAGGACGCGCTGCGCCTGCTCGGCGCCGAACTGATCGAGGTTCCGGCGGTGCCGTACAAGAACCCGAACAACTATGTGAAGGTGTCGGGCCGGCTGGCGGAGCAACTTGCGAAAAGCGAGCCCGCGGGCGCGATCTGGGCCAATCAGTTCGACAATGTCGCCAACCGCGACGGCCACATCGTGACGACGGCGCAGGAGATCTGGGACCAGACCGGCGGCAAGGTGCACGGCTTCGTCTCGGCCGTCGGCACCGGCGGAACTCTGGCGGGCGTAGCGGCGGGACTGAAGGGCAAGAGCAAGGATGTGAAGATCGCGATCGCGGACCCGCTGGGCGCGGCCCTCTTCAGCTTTTACACCGACGGCGTGCTGAAGTCGGAGGGGAGTTCGATCACCGAGGGCATCGGCCAGGGGCGTATCACGGCCAACCTGGAAGGCTTCACGCCCGATTTCGCCTACCAGGTGCCGGACGAGGAAGCGCTGCCGATCATCTTCGACCTGGTGCAGGAGGAAGGGCTCTGCCTCGGCGGATCGACCGGCATCAACATCGCCGGCGCGATCCGGCTGGCGAAGGATCTCGGCCCCGGCCACACGATCGTGACGATCCTCTGCGACTACGGCACGCGCTACCAGTCGAAGCTGTTCAACCCCGCCTTCCTGCGCACCAAGAACCTGCCCATCCCGCAATGGATGGACCGGACGCCGGAGATCGACGTGCCCTACGAAAAGGTGGACTGA
- the sseA gene encoding 3-mercaptopyruvate sulfurtransferase yields the protein MSKSAAPTGFTVSSAWLAEHLNDPGMSVIDASWYLPAQGRDARAEYDAGHIPRAVFFDHDLVVEPGSDLPHTMPSPKVFATFAASMGISRDDTIVVYDGPGFFSAPRAWWMFRTMGAEKVYVLEGGIDGWKKEGRFVTDQPTKIASCLFDVRFNPRRVASLAEMREIVEKGGRQIADARPPGRFTGKDPEPRPGVRGGHMPGAHNVPALALSKDGKLLPAEDLKQAFAAAGVDLNEPVVTSCGSGVTAAVVALALETLGHRDVKLYDGSWTEWGGRADTPVVKDEA from the coding sequence ATGAGCAAGAGCGCTGCACCTACCGGCTTCACCGTTTCGTCGGCCTGGCTGGCCGAGCATCTCAACGATCCGGGCATGTCCGTGATCGACGCATCGTGGTACCTGCCGGCGCAAGGGCGCGATGCGCGGGCCGAATATGATGCCGGCCATATCCCGCGCGCGGTCTTCTTCGACCATGACCTTGTCGTCGAGCCGGGTTCGGACCTGCCGCACACCATGCCTTCGCCGAAGGTGTTCGCGACCTTCGCGGCATCGATGGGGATTTCGCGCGACGACACCATCGTGGTCTATGACGGGCCCGGCTTCTTCTCCGCGCCGCGCGCCTGGTGGATGTTCCGCACGATGGGCGCGGAGAAGGTCTATGTGCTCGAAGGCGGCATCGACGGCTGGAAGAAGGAAGGCCGCTTCGTCACCGACCAGCCGACCAAGATCGCCTCGTGCCTGTTCGACGTCCGGTTCAATCCAAGACGGGTCGCCTCGCTGGCGGAGATGCGCGAGATCGTCGAGAAGGGCGGGCGACAGATCGCCGACGCGCGGCCGCCGGGCCGCTTCACCGGCAAGGACCCGGAACCGCGGCCCGGCGTCCGAGGCGGGCATATGCCGGGGGCGCACAACGTGCCGGCGCTGGCGCTGTCGAAGGACGGCAAGCTGCTGCCGGCGGAAGATCTGAAGCAGGCGTTTGCCGCCGCCGGGGTGGACCTGAACGAGCCGGTCGTCACCTCCTGCGGATCGGGCGTCACCGCGGCTGTGGTGGCGCTGGCGCTGGAGACGCTCGGGCATCGCGACGTCAAACTCTACGACGGGTCGTGGACCGAATGGGGCGGCCGCGCCGACACGCCGGTGGTAAAGGACGAAGCATGA
- a CDS encoding alanyl-tRNA editing protein: MVLRIEALFREDSYLREAEAEVLAVNESGGLILDRTIFYATSGGQPGDMGTMTLSDGTVVPIAATVTGETKDEIIHVPAEGAAVPLVGSRVKLAIDWPRRFNLMRMHTACHLVSVICPFPITGASVAEDDSRIDLDIPDTSYTKELVTERLMDLVRADHPVFTRWITDEELAANPGLVKSKNVRPPSGTGRIRLVCIGDNASVDSQPCGGTHVARTGEIGEIHIGKIEKKGRENRRYRLRFGPSAAG, from the coding sequence ATGGTGCTGCGCATAGAGGCGCTCTTCCGCGAGGATTCCTATCTGCGGGAGGCGGAGGCCGAGGTGCTCGCCGTCAACGAGAGCGGCGGCCTGATCCTCGACCGGACCATCTTCTACGCCACCTCCGGCGGCCAGCCGGGCGATATGGGCACAATGACGCTTTCGGACGGGACGGTCGTTCCGATCGCGGCCACGGTAACGGGCGAGACGAAGGACGAGATCATCCACGTTCCGGCCGAGGGGGCGGCGGTTCCGCTCGTCGGTTCGCGCGTGAAACTGGCGATCGACTGGCCGCGCCGCTTCAACCTGATGCGCATGCACACGGCCTGCCACCTCGTCTCGGTGATCTGTCCGTTCCCGATCACCGGCGCGTCGGTGGCCGAAGACGACAGCCGCATCGACCTCGACATTCCGGATACGAGCTACACCAAGGAACTTGTCACCGAGCGGTTGATGGACCTGGTGCGGGCCGACCATCCGGTCTTCACGCGCTGGATCACCGACGAGGAACTCGCGGCCAATCCGGGGCTGGTGAAATCGAAAAACGTGCGCCCGCCGAGCGGCACCGGGCGCATAAGGCTCGTCTGCATCGGCGACAATGCGTCGGTGGACAGCCAGCCCTGCGGCGGCACTCATGTCGCCCGCACCGGTGAGATCGGCGAGATCCACATCGGCAAGATCGAGAAGAAGGGCCGCGAGAACCGGCGCTACCGGCTGCGGTTCGGGCCGTCGGCGGCGGGGTAG